A part of Brachybacterium faecium DSM 4810 genomic DNA contains:
- a CDS encoding endoribonuclease L-PSP, putative (PFAM: Endoribonuclease L-PSP~TIGRFAM: endoribonuclease L-PSP, putative), translating into MTHKEALRTENAPQPAGPYSQAIVSGDLLFTAGFGPQDPATGEVAESVAEQTRQVLRTLQAVLAERGATLDDALKTTVHLADLADFQEFNEAYREFFSEPFPVRTTVGSQLANILVEIDLVARLKS; encoded by the coding sequence ATGACCCACAAGGAAGCCCTCCGCACCGAGAACGCCCCGCAGCCCGCAGGCCCGTACAGCCAGGCGATCGTGAGCGGGGATCTGCTGTTCACCGCCGGTTTCGGCCCGCAGGACCCGGCCACCGGCGAGGTCGCCGAGTCCGTGGCGGAGCAGACGCGGCAGGTGCTGCGCACTCTCCAGGCGGTGCTCGCCGAGCGCGGTGCCACGCTCGACGACGCGCTGAAGACCACCGTCCATCTCGCCGACCTCGCGGATTTCCAGGAGTTCAACGAGGCCTACCGCGAGTTCTTCTCCGAGCCGTTCCCGGTGCGCACCACCGTCGGCTCGCAGCTGGCCAACATCCTGGTGGAGATCGACCTGGTGGCCCGGCTGAAGAGCTGA
- a CDS encoding N-acyl-D-aspartate/D-glutamate deacylase (PFAM: Amidohydrolase family; Amidohydrolase family; D-aminoacylase, C-terminal region) yields the protein MNAVLIRGGRVVTADGVREADVLVEGERITAVGRFPRDDAGGLDPDHRTDAQVLEAEGRLVMPGFIDAHSHAEGAVFDPEVQLALLRQGVTSVIGGQDGVSYAPGDGAWASEYFAAINGPHPTFRGGSMAQLLSTYDGAVPVNVACLVPAGTVRHQVMGSTEAPASPDQREAMTALVAQAVADGAVGLSTGLDYTPGLFADAEEIAALCRPLAAARLPYVTHMRGGYEENSQVGIEEAASIGRAAGVPIHISHFHTRAEEAERLMAWLAAEGVEASFDAYPYTRGCSLLGMTLLPPALNAMAPAAASALLRDPAQREQLRREWFPGVEHHPSLGPQWPELITLGHIAAEEFNWAHGLTLAQVAARRGTDPVDAALDLLAASALEVNVVMAVRDQRPVEDLGRLLAHPQHLGGSDGIFVGAHPHPRARGTFASILGTYVREHGFLDWAQAAQHLSTGAAARFQLGERGVVAEGCIADLVLVDPETVSDRATYEHPLELAVGIEDVLVAGRPVLAGGRLTGALPGRGLRASPHHPADPPHPAHSSHPAHSSHPAHSSHPAHPPDELLVADKTSTAMERSGHADDKNFVRPPTVSHQPPATSHQPPATSHHHRFPHPPHQGER from the coding sequence ATGAATGCAGTGCTGATCCGCGGCGGCCGCGTGGTCACCGCCGATGGTGTGCGCGAGGCCGACGTGCTCGTCGAGGGCGAGCGGATCACCGCCGTCGGCCGATTCCCCCGCGACGATGCTGGTGGCCTCGATCCCGACCACCGCACGGACGCGCAGGTCCTCGAGGCCGAGGGGCGCCTGGTGATGCCCGGATTCATCGACGCGCACTCGCACGCCGAGGGCGCGGTGTTCGATCCCGAGGTGCAGCTGGCCCTGCTGCGTCAGGGCGTGACCAGCGTGATCGGCGGTCAGGACGGGGTCTCCTACGCACCGGGCGACGGCGCCTGGGCGAGCGAGTACTTCGCCGCGATCAACGGCCCGCACCCCACCTTCCGCGGCGGGTCGATGGCGCAGCTGCTGTCCACCTATGACGGCGCCGTGCCGGTGAACGTCGCCTGCCTCGTCCCCGCCGGGACCGTGCGCCACCAGGTCATGGGCAGCACCGAGGCACCCGCGTCTCCCGACCAGCGCGAGGCGATGACGGCCCTGGTCGCGCAGGCCGTGGCCGACGGAGCGGTGGGGCTCTCGACCGGCCTGGACTACACCCCGGGCCTGTTCGCGGATGCCGAGGAGATCGCGGCGCTGTGCCGTCCGCTCGCGGCGGCGCGCCTGCCGTACGTGACGCACATGCGCGGCGGCTACGAGGAGAACTCGCAGGTGGGCATCGAGGAGGCGGCGAGCATCGGCCGCGCCGCAGGGGTCCCGATCCACATCTCCCACTTCCACACCCGGGCCGAGGAGGCCGAACGGCTGATGGCCTGGCTCGCGGCCGAGGGAGTGGAGGCGAGCTTCGACGCCTATCCGTACACCCGCGGCTGCTCCCTGCTGGGCATGACGCTGCTGCCGCCGGCGCTGAACGCGATGGCCCCCGCCGCGGCGAGCGCCCTGCTGCGCGACCCGGCGCAGCGGGAACAGCTGCGCCGAGAGTGGTTCCCGGGCGTGGAGCACCATCCGAGCCTCGGCCCGCAGTGGCCGGAGCTGATCACGCTCGGCCACATCGCCGCGGAGGAGTTCAACTGGGCGCACGGCCTCACCCTCGCCCAGGTCGCCGCGCGGCGCGGCACGGATCCGGTCGACGCGGCGCTGGATCTGCTGGCCGCCTCCGCGCTCGAGGTGAACGTGGTGATGGCGGTGCGCGATCAGCGCCCGGTGGAGGATCTGGGACGGCTGCTGGCGCATCCGCAGCATCTGGGAGGGTCCGACGGGATCTTCGTGGGCGCGCACCCGCATCCCCGGGCGCGCGGCACCTTCGCCTCGATTCTCGGCACCTACGTGCGCGAGCACGGGTTCCTGGACTGGGCGCAGGCGGCGCAGCATCTCTCCACCGGTGCGGCCGCACGCTTCCAGCTCGGCGAGCGCGGCGTCGTCGCCGAGGGGTGCATCGCCGATCTCGTGCTCGTGGACCCGGAGACCGTGAGCGACCGCGCCACCTACGAGCATCCGCTCGAGCTCGCGGTCGGGATCGAGGACGTGCTCGTCGCGGGCCGGCCCGTGCTCGCCGGCGGCCGCCTCACCGGTGCTCTGCCCGGCCGCGGGCTCCGCGCCTCCCCGCACCACCCTGCTGACCCGCCCCATCCCGCTCACTCGTCCCATCCCGCTCACTCGTCCCATCCCGCTCACTCGTCCCATCCCGCTCATCCGCCCGACGAACTTCTTGTCGCTGACAAGACCTCAACCGCTATGGAGCGTTCAGGTCACGCAGACGACAAGAACTTCGTTCGCCCTCCCACCGTCAGCCACCAGCCACCAGCCACCAGCCACCAGCCACCAGCCACCAGCCACCATCACCGATTCCCTCACCCACCGCATCAAGGAGAACGATGA
- a CDS encoding predicted amino acid aldolase or racemase (PFAM: Alanine racemase, N-terminal domain) has product MPEPVPSAARHRSSERAVRAEDKSFPACLLGRPITALDAPLSDFSTPLLVLDEQAMAHNLQVMADWTAERGLELMPHGKTTMAPVLWRRQLAAGCTGITLATGWQADLALRAGIPTVQLANACADPALLRRLAAHLAAHPEQELVCWADSLSTIDLLERELPPGARLGVLVELGADGARTGARDEATAREIAERVAASGVLELRGAAGYEGALAHDRSPEALEAVSTYCRRLAAFAESLRPLIDATPWVSAGGSAYFDLVADAFAPLTDMRAILRSGAYIVHDSGFYRGISPLDTTRDVAEEQALAPGMRAYARVVSLPEPGLALLDAGKRDVPYDEGLPTPLGVSPTLGGPEQPLDGEITALNDQHAFLRPAGTAQLAIGDVVTLGLSHPCTAFDKWRLIPVVDAATGTVREAVETFF; this is encoded by the coding sequence ATGCCCGAGCCCGTCCCCTCCGCCGCACGCCACCGCTCCTCCGAGCGCGCCGTGCGCGCCGAGGACAAGTCCTTCCCCGCCTGCCTCCTCGGCCGCCCCATCACCGCGCTCGACGCGCCGCTCAGCGATTTCTCCACCCCGCTGCTGGTGCTCGACGAGCAGGCGATGGCGCACAACCTCCAGGTCATGGCCGACTGGACCGCCGAGCGGGGCCTCGAGCTGATGCCGCACGGGAAGACGACCATGGCGCCGGTGCTGTGGCGGCGCCAGCTCGCGGCGGGCTGCACCGGGATCACCCTCGCCACCGGCTGGCAGGCCGATCTCGCGCTGCGCGCCGGCATCCCGACCGTGCAGCTGGCGAACGCCTGCGCCGACCCCGCACTGCTGCGCCGGCTCGCCGCGCACCTGGCCGCCCATCCCGAGCAGGAGCTGGTGTGCTGGGCGGACAGCCTCTCCACCATCGACCTGCTCGAACGCGAACTGCCCCCGGGCGCCCGGCTCGGCGTGCTCGTGGAGCTCGGGGCCGACGGCGCCCGCACCGGCGCCCGCGACGAGGCCACCGCCCGCGAGATCGCCGAACGCGTCGCCGCCTCGGGGGTCCTCGAGCTGCGCGGCGCCGCCGGCTACGAGGGGGCGCTCGCCCACGACCGCTCCCCCGAGGCGCTCGAGGCCGTCTCGACGTACTGCCGGCGCCTCGCCGCGTTCGCCGAGTCGCTGCGGCCGCTCATCGACGCCACCCCCTGGGTGAGCGCGGGCGGCAGCGCCTACTTCGACCTGGTCGCCGACGCCTTCGCCCCGCTCACCGATATGCGCGCGATCCTCCGCTCGGGCGCGTACATCGTGCACGATTCCGGCTTCTACCGCGGCATCTCGCCGCTGGACACGACGCGGGACGTCGCCGAGGAGCAGGCGCTGGCACCGGGGATGCGGGCCTATGCCCGGGTGGTGTCGCTGCCGGAGCCGGGCCTGGCGCTGCTCGATGCGGGCAAGCGGGACGTCCCCTACGACGAGGGCCTGCCCACCCCGCTCGGCGTCTCTCCCACGCTCGGCGGCCCGGAGCAGCCGCTGGACGGGGAGATCACGGCGCTGAACGATCAGCACGCCTTCCTGCGCCCCGCCGGCACGGCGCAGCTCGCGATCGGAGACGTGGTCACGCTGGGGCTGTCCCATCCGTGCACGGCCTTCGACAAGTGGCGGCTGATCCCGGTGGTCGATGCCGCCACGGGGACGGTGCGCGAGGCGGTGGAGACCTTCTTCTGA
- a CDS encoding Zn-dependent oxidoreductase, NADPH:quinone reductase (PFAM: Alcohol dehydrogenase GroES-like domain; Zinc-binding dehydrogenase) — protein sequence MQAVQLIGHGGLEQLVHSPDVPTPAPAAGEVLIDVHACGMNNTDIWVREGAYGSDTDPGAISTWRRGRSTLTFPRIQGADIVGVVAAVGEGVPAERLGERVMVDFSLYHRPEGDDSLADIDYIGHGRDGGYAEYVTVPAENAHPVTSELPDAALATFCCAYLTAEHMLDRARVTTGERVLVTGASGGVGSALLQLARVRGAIPYAVTSPGKEAALLAIGAESTILRDAPDLVGETARTVDGPVDVVADLVAGPLFGDLLRILRPEGRYITAGAIGGPVVELDLRTVYLKHLELHGSSQGTRTAFRRLLGHIESGAIRPLLDRTFRLSELHDAQRAFLTRTHIGKLVVVPDRHWDAVGAPHAGGRGAETGSPAPSDAAPGAPGPHGSGVPDAP from the coding sequence ATGCAGGCGGTCCAGCTGATCGGCCACGGAGGCCTCGAGCAGCTGGTCCATTCCCCTGATGTGCCCACCCCTGCTCCCGCCGCGGGCGAGGTGCTGATCGACGTGCACGCCTGCGGGATGAACAACACCGACATCTGGGTGCGGGAGGGCGCCTACGGCTCGGACACGGATCCGGGCGCGATCTCCACCTGGCGGCGCGGCCGCTCCACGCTCACCTTCCCCCGCATCCAGGGCGCGGACATCGTCGGCGTCGTCGCGGCGGTCGGTGAGGGCGTGCCCGCGGAACGCCTCGGCGAACGGGTGATGGTCGACTTCTCGCTCTACCACCGCCCCGAGGGCGACGACTCGCTCGCGGACATCGACTACATCGGCCACGGCCGCGACGGCGGCTACGCCGAGTACGTCACCGTGCCCGCCGAGAACGCCCACCCCGTCACCAGCGAGCTGCCGGACGCCGCCCTGGCCACCTTCTGCTGCGCCTATCTCACCGCCGAGCACATGCTCGACCGCGCCCGCGTCACCACGGGGGAGCGGGTCCTGGTCACCGGGGCCTCCGGCGGCGTCGGCTCGGCGCTGCTGCAGCTGGCACGGGTGCGCGGCGCGATCCCCTACGCGGTGACCAGCCCCGGGAAGGAGGCGGCGCTCCTGGCCATCGGGGCCGAGAGCACGATCCTGCGGGACGCGCCGGATCTCGTCGGGGAGACCGCCCGCACCGTCGACGGACCGGTCGACGTGGTCGCCGATCTCGTCGCCGGGCCGCTGTTCGGGGACCTGCTGCGCATCCTCCGCCCCGAGGGCCGCTACATCACCGCGGGCGCGATCGGCGGGCCGGTGGTGGAGCTCGACCTGCGCACCGTCTACCTCAAGCACCTCGAGCTGCACGGCTCCTCCCAGGGCACCCGCACCGCCTTCCGGCGCCTGCTCGGCCACATCGAGAGCGGCGCGATCCGTCCGCTGCTGGATCGCACCTTCCGCCTCTCCGAGCTCCACGACGCGCAGCGCGCCTTCCTCACCCGCACCCACATCGGCAAGCTCGTGGTGGTCCCGGACCGGCACTGGGACGCGGTGGGCGCGCCCCACGCCGGGGGCCGCGGCGCCGAGACCGGCAGCCCGGCACCGAGCGACGCCGCGCCCGGCGCCCCAGGACCGCATGGCTCAGGGGTGCCTGATGCGCCGTGA
- a CDS encoding proline racemase (PFAM: Proline racemase): MRRERSLELIDAQSGGDVSRVVTAGIEPLPGISVLEKARFLEREGDGLRRLLLSEPYGDPAMSVDLLVEPGHPEAQAGYIIMEAMGYPLYSGSNTLCVATVLLESGMLPMADGPQQLVLESPAGLARITAVTADGRVESVTTQGEPAYVAERGLSVDVPEYGPVGFDLVWSGAYYAMIDAAAHGFALTADEQIALSAFGDAFVRTARPGLRQEHPSLGDLGPLPFVHVMGPVEVTADGRRVSRSATYVHPGVICRSPTGTGTSARLALLAGQGEIGPGDTLETVSPRGNRFIGTLGEVAQVGPFPAWHSRITGSARLMARSRLTVDLDDPLVDASDLEALLSG; this comes from the coding sequence ATGCGCCGTGAACGCAGCCTCGAGCTGATCGACGCCCAGTCCGGCGGGGACGTCAGCCGCGTGGTCACCGCCGGCATCGAGCCCCTGCCCGGCATCAGCGTGCTGGAGAAGGCCCGCTTCCTCGAACGGGAGGGGGACGGGCTGCGCCGCCTGCTGCTGTCCGAGCCGTACGGCGACCCGGCGATGTCGGTGGATCTGCTGGTCGAGCCCGGCCACCCCGAGGCGCAGGCCGGCTACATCATCATGGAGGCGATGGGGTACCCGCTGTACTCCGGCTCGAACACGCTGTGCGTCGCGACGGTGCTGCTCGAATCCGGGATGCTCCCGATGGCCGACGGACCCCAGCAGCTGGTGCTCGAATCCCCGGCCGGGCTGGCACGGATCACGGCGGTCACGGCCGACGGGCGGGTCGAGTCGGTCACCACCCAGGGCGAGCCCGCCTACGTCGCCGAGCGGGGGCTGAGCGTCGACGTGCCGGAGTACGGCCCGGTCGGCTTCGACCTGGTGTGGTCCGGGGCGTACTACGCGATGATCGACGCCGCCGCGCACGGCTTCGCCCTCACGGCCGACGAGCAGATCGCGCTCTCCGCCTTCGGGGACGCGTTCGTGCGCACCGCCCGGCCCGGCCTGCGCCAGGAGCATCCCTCGCTCGGGGACCTGGGACCGCTGCCGTTCGTGCACGTCATGGGCCCGGTGGAGGTCACGGCCGACGGGCGGCGCGTCTCCCGCTCGGCCACCTACGTGCATCCGGGGGTGATCTGCCGCAGCCCCACCGGGACCGGCACCTCCGCCCGGCTCGCGCTGCTGGCCGGGCAGGGGGAGATCGGCCCCGGCGACACCCTGGAGACGGTCTCCCCGCGCGGCAACCGCTTCATCGGCACCCTGGGGGAGGTCGCGCAGGTGGGGCCGTTCCCGGCCTGGCATTCCCGGATCACCGGCTCGGCCCGGCTGATGGCCCGCTCCCGGCTCACGGTCGACCTCGACGACCCGCTCGTGGACGCCTCGGACCTCGAGGCCCTGCTGAGCGGGTGA
- a CDS encoding enoyl-CoA hydratase/carnithine racemase (PFAM: Enoyl-CoA hydratase/isomerase family), with product MTDPQHPSRPVGRAHPVGRAPDVATLEVAVQDGIGTLTLSRPAQRNALTAVMLREIEEVLEHWEAEEAVRGIVLTGSGDKAFAAGADISEVARWTLHDGLAATMQRLNDRLEACPKPTLAALNGAALGGGLELAMSCDLRIAAEHASLGLPETGLGVLPGAGGTQRLSRLVGAGRALEMVLTGRALTAAQAEQYGLVTTVVPAAELLPTAHEIMAGVLRRGPLAIRLAKMIIGPGGDTDQRTGLLLEQLAQTLLYTTQDKAEGTAAFLGKRPPDFEGR from the coding sequence ATGACGGATCCGCAGCACCCCTCCCGCCCCGTCGGCCGAGCCCATCCCGTCGGCCGAGCCCCGGACGTCGCGACACTCGAGGTCGCGGTGCAGGACGGGATCGGCACCCTCACCCTGTCCCGCCCCGCGCAGCGCAACGCCCTGACCGCCGTGATGCTCCGCGAGATCGAGGAGGTGCTCGAGCACTGGGAGGCGGAGGAGGCCGTGCGCGGGATCGTGCTCACCGGCAGCGGGGACAAGGCCTTCGCCGCCGGGGCCGACATCTCCGAGGTGGCGCGCTGGACCCTCCACGACGGGCTCGCCGCGACGATGCAGCGCCTGAACGACCGGCTCGAGGCCTGCCCGAAGCCCACGCTCGCGGCGCTCAACGGGGCGGCGCTCGGCGGCGGGCTCGAGCTCGCGATGAGCTGCGATCTGCGCATCGCCGCCGAGCACGCGAGCCTCGGGCTGCCCGAGACCGGGCTCGGGGTGCTCCCCGGCGCGGGCGGCACCCAGCGGCTCTCCCGCCTGGTCGGTGCCGGCCGGGCGCTCGAGATGGTCCTCACCGGCAGGGCTCTCACCGCCGCCCAGGCCGAGCAGTACGGGCTGGTCACCACCGTGGTGCCCGCCGCGGAGCTGCTGCCCACCGCGCACGAGATCATGGCCGGGGTGCTGCGCCGCGGCCCCCTGGCGATCCGGCTGGCGAAGATGATCATCGGCCCGGGCGGCGACACGGACCAGCGCACCGGGCTGCTGCTCGAGCAGCTGGCGCAGACGCTGCTGTACACGACGCAGGACAAGGCCGAGGGCACCGCCGCGTTCCTCGGCAAGCGCCCGCCCGACTTCGAGGGGCGCTGA
- a CDS encoding 2-hydroxycyclohexane-1-carbonyl-CoA dehydrogenase (PFAM: short chain dehydrogenase), protein MNSPHTPDPAELTAHDLTGRICVVTGAASGIGRGIATRLAAEGAVVVVADLDEEAARAVAEQLGRPALAVGVDVSDRERVDAMTAQVMDRFGRIDVLVNNAGWDTVGPFLEQDHEVWDRIIGINLCGTLHCSQSVVRVMVQQGHGTVVNIASDAARVGSSGEAVYSACKGGVVAFTKTLARETARHGITANAVCPGPADTPLFASLSEENPKLRASLERAIPLRRLAQPEDLAHAVAFLASPASRYITGQTLSVSGGLTMA, encoded by the coding sequence ATGAACAGCCCCCACACCCCCGATCCCGCCGAGCTCACCGCTCACGACCTCACCGGGCGGATCTGCGTGGTCACCGGCGCTGCGAGCGGCATCGGCCGCGGCATCGCCACCCGCCTCGCCGCCGAGGGGGCCGTGGTGGTGGTCGCCGACCTCGACGAGGAGGCCGCCCGCGCCGTGGCCGAGCAGCTCGGCCGCCCAGCCCTCGCCGTCGGCGTGGATGTGAGCGACCGCGAGCGCGTCGATGCGATGACCGCGCAGGTCATGGACCGCTTCGGGCGGATCGACGTGCTCGTGAACAACGCCGGCTGGGACACCGTGGGCCCGTTCCTCGAGCAGGATCACGAGGTGTGGGACCGCATCATCGGGATCAACCTCTGCGGCACCCTGCACTGCAGCCAGTCGGTGGTGCGGGTGATGGTGCAGCAGGGCCACGGCACGGTGGTCAACATCGCCTCGGACGCGGCCCGCGTGGGCTCGAGCGGGGAAGCGGTGTATTCCGCATGCAAGGGCGGGGTCGTCGCGTTCACCAAAACCCTCGCGCGGGAGACCGCACGCCACGGGATCACCGCGAACGCCGTGTGCCCCGGCCCGGCCGACACCCCGCTGTTCGCCTCCCTCTCCGAGGAGAACCCGAAGCTGCGCGCCTCCCTGGAGCGGGCGATCCCGCTGCGCCGCCTCGCCCAGCCCGAGGACCTCGCCCACGCGGTCGCCTTCCTCGCCTCCCCCGCCTCGCGCTACATCACCGGCCAGACCCTCTCCGTCTCCGGCGGGCTCACCATGGCCTGA
- a CDS encoding acyl-CoA dehydrogenase (PFAM: Acyl-CoA dehydrogenase, C-terminal domain; Acyl-CoA dehydrogenase, middle domain; Acyl-CoA dehydrogenase, N-terminal domain~TIGRFAM: cyclohexanecarboxyl-CoA dehydrogenase) gives MDFAPDEEMRRAIDAAAEIAAQIAPDYPQREQRGCIEPELRELMGSRGLIAPELPHELGGRGERALTTGMITEQIARGDMTVAYVQVIGSLVGQILARTARAEVAARWAPRITSGQDLVAIGLSEPGNGSDAGNPSMTAREADDGWVLEGTKSMSFAMHASAAIVFARTTPEGRGRGITAFLVELDRDGIQRRPFPDLGTRAVGRGAVDFHGTWIPARNRLGARGAGFTEVMQGFDFSRALIGLQVLGAAQVTLEETWEYTSTRTAFDRPLSTFQGLAFPLAEAETLLAAARLLCQKTLWLKDSGLPHTKEAAMCKWWAPKTAYDVIHQCLLSHGQAGYLTDRPIEQRLRDVLGLQIGDGTAQIMKLVISRHSVPRECAP, from the coding sequence ATGGACTTCGCCCCCGACGAGGAGATGCGGCGCGCCATCGACGCGGCGGCGGAGATCGCGGCACAGATCGCCCCCGACTACCCGCAGCGCGAGCAGCGCGGGTGCATCGAGCCGGAGCTGCGGGAGCTCATGGGATCCCGCGGCCTCATCGCCCCGGAGCTGCCGCACGAGCTCGGCGGGCGGGGCGAGCGCGCCCTGACCACCGGCATGATCACCGAGCAGATCGCCCGCGGCGACATGACCGTCGCGTACGTGCAGGTGATCGGCTCGCTCGTCGGCCAGATCCTGGCCCGCACCGCCCGCGCCGAGGTGGCGGCGCGCTGGGCCCCGCGGATCACGAGCGGGCAGGATCTGGTGGCGATCGGGCTCTCCGAGCCCGGCAACGGCTCCGACGCCGGCAATCCCTCGATGACGGCGCGGGAGGCCGACGACGGCTGGGTGCTCGAGGGCACCAAGTCGATGTCCTTCGCGATGCATGCCTCCGCCGCGATCGTCTTCGCGCGCACCACCCCGGAGGGCCGCGGCCGTGGCATCACCGCCTTCCTCGTCGAGCTGGACCGGGACGGCATCCAGCGCCGCCCCTTCCCGGACCTCGGCACCCGGGCCGTGGGCCGCGGGGCGGTGGACTTCCACGGCACCTGGATCCCGGCCCGGAACCGCCTCGGGGCTCGCGGCGCCGGGTTCACCGAGGTGATGCAGGGCTTCGACTTCTCGCGCGCGCTCATCGGGCTGCAGGTGCTCGGCGCCGCGCAGGTCACGCTCGAGGAGACGTGGGAGTACACCAGCACCCGCACCGCCTTCGACCGCCCGCTCAGCACCTTCCAGGGCCTCGCCTTCCCGCTCGCGGAGGCCGAGACCCTGCTGGCCGCCGCCCGGCTGCTGTGCCAGAAGACGCTGTGGCTGAAGGACTCCGGCCTGCCGCACACGAAGGAGGCGGCGATGTGCAAATGGTGGGCGCCGAAGACGGCGTACGACGTGATCCACCAGTGCCTGCTCAGCCATGGCCAGGCCGGCTACCTCACCGACCGGCCGATCGAGCAGCGCCTGCGCGACGTGCTCGGGCTGCAGATCGGCGACGGCACCGCCCAGATCATGAAGCTCGTCATCAGCCGCCACAGCGTGCCCCGCGAGTGCGCCCCGTGA
- a CDS encoding transcriptional regulator (PFAM: Bacterial regulatory proteins, tetR family): MLRTAAGIAPEDAARAARSDARRAQILHAAVPLLERRGSHEVSMQSIAAEAGVSVGLIYRYFAGKQELVRAVTEGVLEEIGQLIAAALEPEEDPVRQIAGAFAAYCTVIRDNRQAVLLTYRESNLLDEEGRRVTKELEVRTVAPLRSAVDAAVAQGLLRPLDAEIYCYDLLTVAHSWALKHWYFSPRRSFEEFVRTQTALLLSTAIPPPHRARYADLLGGLADDR, encoded by the coding sequence GTGCTGCGCACCGCTGCGGGCATCGCCCCGGAGGACGCCGCACGGGCCGCACGGTCCGATGCGCGCCGGGCGCAGATCCTGCACGCCGCCGTGCCGCTGCTGGAGCGGCGGGGCTCGCACGAGGTCTCCATGCAGTCGATCGCGGCCGAGGCCGGGGTCTCCGTCGGCCTGATCTACCGCTACTTCGCCGGCAAGCAGGAGCTGGTGCGCGCGGTGACCGAGGGGGTGCTCGAGGAGATCGGGCAGCTCATCGCCGCGGCGCTCGAGCCGGAGGAGGATCCGGTGCGGCAGATCGCCGGCGCCTTCGCCGCCTACTGCACCGTGATCCGGGACAACCGCCAGGCGGTGCTGCTGACCTACCGCGAATCGAACCTCCTGGACGAGGAGGGCCGGCGCGTCACCAAGGAGCTCGAGGTGCGCACCGTCGCGCCGCTGCGCAGCGCCGTCGACGCCGCGGTCGCGCAGGGGCTGCTGCGACCGCTGGATGCCGAGATCTACTGCTACGACCTGCTCACCGTCGCCCACTCCTGGGCGCTCAAGCACTGGTACTTCTCGCCCCGGCGCAGCTTCGAGGAGTTCGTGCGCACCCAGACGGCGCTGCTGCTGTCCACCGCGATCCCTCCCCCGCACCGCGCCCGCTACGCCGACCTGCTGGGAGGCCTCGCCGACGATCGCTGA